The Nocardia arthritidis genome has a window encoding:
- a CDS encoding ABC transporter ATP-binding protein, which translates to MPSTDVLRDSTAAEQVSDQPAIVIEGVAHRYGRGAIALGPLDLTVPPGEFLVLVGASGCGKSTLLRLIAGFDKPTEGRIVVSGAAPVPGHTSGMVFQQPRLFPWRTVGGNVELALKYAGVPRDRRAERRDELLRRVGLETMGGRRVWEISGGQQQRVAIARALAADTSPTHRPRALLLDEPFAALDALTRERLQEDLRRVGAESGRTAVFVTHSADEAAFLGSRVVVLTKRPGRIALDLPVELPRSDIDPDELRGSAEFLAVRREIAKAVKAAAA; encoded by the coding sequence GTGCCCTCGACTGATGTACTACGAGATTCCACTGCGGCAGAACAGGTTTCGGATCAGCCAGCCATCGTGATCGAAGGAGTCGCGCACCGATACGGTCGCGGGGCGATCGCGCTCGGCCCGCTGGATCTCACGGTGCCGCCGGGCGAATTCCTGGTCCTGGTAGGCGCTTCCGGCTGCGGCAAGAGCACGCTGCTGCGATTGATCGCCGGATTCGACAAGCCGACCGAGGGCCGGATCGTCGTCTCCGGCGCCGCGCCGGTGCCCGGCCACACCAGCGGCATGGTGTTCCAGCAGCCGCGGCTGTTTCCGTGGCGGACCGTCGGCGGCAATGTCGAGTTGGCGCTGAAATACGCTGGGGTGCCGCGTGATCGGCGGGCCGAGCGGCGCGACGAGCTATTGCGCAGGGTGGGCCTGGAGACGATGGGCGGCCGTCGCGTCTGGGAGATCTCCGGCGGGCAACAGCAGCGGGTGGCCATCGCCCGCGCACTGGCCGCCGATACGTCGCCCACCCACCGTCCCCGTGCGCTGCTGCTCGACGAGCCGTTCGCGGCGCTGGACGCGCTCACCAGGGAGCGGCTGCAGGAGGATCTGCGCCGGGTCGGCGCGGAATCGGGGCGCACCGCCGTATTCGTCACACACAGCGCGGATGAGGCGGCCTTCCTCGGTTCGCGGGTTGTCGTTTTGACGAAGCGGCCGGGCCGCATCGCGCTCGATCTGCCGGTCGAACTGCCCCGATCCGATATCGATCCGGATGAGCTGCGCGGATCGGCCGAATTCCTGGCCGTGCGACGAGAGATCGCCAAGGCGGTGAAGGCCGCCGCGGCATGA
- a CDS encoding glycine betaine ABC transporter substrate-binding protein, which produces MKRLTRFAAAVVAGAAIVAAAGCAIDHSGADSSKPTIRIAYQTFPSGDLIVKHNRWLEQELPGYNIKWTKFDSGADVNTAFVAKQLDFGAIGSSPVARGLSAPLDIPYRVAFVLDVAGDNEALVARDGTGIQSIAELRGKRIGTAFASTAHYSLLAALERNGLSANDVKLVDLQPQASLAAWERGDIDAVYTWLPTLDQLRKSGKQLITSRELATAGKPTLDLAVVATDFANAHPDVVDVWRRVELRALRTIQDQPDAAARAVAAEIGTTPDDAAQQLKQGVFLTKDQLTSPEWLGTEAAPGAIAASLASAAEFLAGQRQIPAAPGIAKIRESIYVKGLPGALD; this is translated from the coding sequence ATGAAGCGCCTAACGCGTTTTGCCGCAGCGGTTGTCGCGGGCGCGGCGATCGTCGCCGCGGCGGGGTGCGCCATCGACCACTCCGGCGCCGATAGCAGCAAACCCACCATTCGCATTGCGTACCAGACGTTTCCGAGTGGTGACCTGATCGTGAAACACAACCGGTGGTTGGAACAGGAGCTGCCCGGCTACAACATCAAGTGGACGAAATTCGACTCCGGCGCCGATGTCAACACCGCATTCGTCGCCAAGCAGCTCGATTTCGGCGCGATCGGCTCCAGCCCGGTGGCGCGCGGACTTTCGGCCCCGCTCGATATTCCGTATCGGGTCGCCTTCGTGCTCGATGTGGCGGGTGACAACGAGGCGCTGGTCGCGCGCGACGGCACCGGCATCCAGTCCATCGCCGAGCTGCGCGGTAAGCGGATCGGTACCGCGTTCGCGTCGACCGCGCACTACAGCCTGCTCGCGGCGCTGGAACGAAACGGGCTGAGCGCCAACGATGTCAAGTTGGTCGATCTACAGCCGCAGGCATCGCTGGCCGCATGGGAGCGCGGCGATATCGACGCCGTGTACACCTGGCTGCCTACGCTGGATCAGCTGCGCAAGAGCGGCAAACAGCTGATCACCAGCCGGGAACTCGCGACGGCGGGTAAACCGACGCTCGATTTGGCCGTTGTCGCAACGGATTTCGCGAACGCCCACCCGGACGTCGTCGATGTGTGGCGCAGGGTGGAGCTGCGCGCATTGCGGACCATCCAGGACCAGCCCGACGCCGCCGCGCGGGCGGTGGCCGCCGAAATCGGCACCACGCCAGACGATGCCGCGCAGCAGCTGAAGCAGGGCGTATTCCTCACCAAGGATCAGCTCACCTCGCCGGAATGGCTGGGCACCGAGGCCGCGCCCGGTGCGATCGCGGCCAGCCTGGCCAGCGCCGCCGAATTCCTCGCGGGCCAACGGCAGATCCCGGCCGCGCCCGGTATCGCGAAGATTCGCGAATCCATCTACGTCAAGGGGCTTCCCGGTGCCCTCGACTGA
- a CDS encoding ABC transporter permease produces MSSAIEEVSVTDSAAAESGATARRVARTLLPLLSVAVFLVAWQLVAAAGIWNETFVPRPIAVWRAAIQLSTTHDGVRGYQGYLLWEHLYMTLRRVLGGVVIGIAAGVTLGVAMGTVGWLRSILEPWLTFLRTLPPLAYFFLLVIWLGIDEAPKVTLLALAALPATAMATTTAVAATPVGFVEAARALGGSRAQVIRDVVIPAALPETLTGIRLAVGMAYSSVVAAELFNGMPGIGGVVKDASNYNNTPVVLVGIAAIGISGLIIDGLLRAVEARAVPWRGKI; encoded by the coding sequence ATGAGCTCAGCTATCGAAGAGGTCTCCGTAACCGACTCGGCGGCAGCGGAATCCGGTGCAACGGCCCGCCGGGTCGCGCGAACGCTGTTGCCGCTGCTGTCCGTTGCGGTATTTCTGGTCGCCTGGCAGTTGGTGGCCGCGGCGGGCATCTGGAACGAAACCTTCGTGCCGCGCCCGATTGCCGTGTGGCGGGCCGCGATTCAATTGTCGACCACACACGACGGCGTCCGGGGCTATCAGGGTTATCTGCTCTGGGAGCACCTCTATATGACGCTGCGCCGAGTGCTCGGCGGCGTGGTGATCGGCATCGCCGCCGGGGTGACGCTCGGTGTCGCCATGGGCACCGTCGGCTGGCTGCGCAGCATCCTCGAGCCGTGGCTGACCTTCCTGCGCACGCTGCCGCCGCTCGCCTACTTCTTCCTGCTGGTGATCTGGCTCGGCATCGATGAGGCGCCGAAGGTGACGCTGCTGGCGCTGGCCGCGCTGCCCGCCACCGCGATGGCGACCACCACCGCGGTGGCCGCGACGCCCGTCGGATTCGTCGAGGCGGCCAGAGCGCTGGGCGGCTCACGCGCACAGGTGATCCGGGATGTGGTGATCCCGGCGGCCTTGCCCGAAACGCTGACCGGAATCCGGCTGGCGGTCGGCATGGCCTACTCGTCGGTGGTCGCCGCCGAACTGTTCAACGGCATGCCCGGCATCGGCGGCGTGGTGAAGGACGCGAGCAACTACAACAACACACCCGTCGTCCTGGTCGGCATCGCGGCCATCGGCATATCCGGCCTGATCATCGACGGGCTACTGCGCGCGGTCGAGGCCCGCGCCGTGCCTTGGAGAGGAAAGATATGA
- a CDS encoding LLM class flavin-dependent oxidoreductase, whose translation MSLTFHWFLPTNGDSRNVVGGGHGANATSSAGDRPPSVHYLSQIAAAAEAVGFEAALTPTGAWCEDAWLTTAMISQRTERLKFLVAFRPGFISPTLGAQMASTYQRQTGGRLLLNVVTGGESREQRAYGDFLDKDARYERTGEFLEIVRGLWAGDTVDLTGKHLRVEQAALAQVPDPVPQIYFGGSSPIAGTVAAKYSDVYLTWGEPPAQVAAKIAWIRELAAREGRSVRFGIRLHVITRDTSAAAWGEARQLLAGFDPAAVAEIQASLAKSESEGQRRMLALHNGNSDDLEIYPNLWAGIGLVRGGAGTALVGSHDEVAERVLEYHALGIDEFVLSGYPHLEEAYWFGEGVLPRLAARGVWRHPAAPVERAPLGVAAL comes from the coding sequence ATGTCGTTGACCTTCCACTGGTTTCTGCCCACCAACGGCGACAGCCGCAATGTCGTCGGCGGCGGTCACGGTGCGAACGCCACCAGCTCCGCCGGAGATCGCCCGCCGAGCGTGCACTACCTCAGCCAGATCGCGGCCGCCGCCGAGGCCGTCGGCTTCGAGGCCGCGCTGACCCCGACCGGTGCCTGGTGCGAGGACGCATGGCTCACCACGGCGATGATCAGCCAGCGCACCGAGCGGCTGAAGTTCCTCGTCGCGTTCCGGCCCGGTTTCATCTCGCCGACCCTCGGCGCGCAGATGGCGAGCACCTATCAGCGCCAGACCGGTGGACGGCTGCTGCTCAATGTGGTCACCGGTGGCGAATCCCGTGAACAGCGCGCATACGGCGACTTCCTGGACAAGGACGCCCGCTACGAGCGCACCGGCGAATTCCTGGAGATCGTGCGGGGGCTGTGGGCGGGTGACACGGTGGACCTCACCGGCAAACATCTGCGGGTCGAGCAGGCCGCGCTGGCGCAGGTGCCGGATCCGGTGCCGCAGATCTACTTCGGCGGTTCGTCGCCGATCGCGGGCACCGTCGCGGCCAAATACTCCGACGTGTATCTCACCTGGGGTGAGCCGCCCGCGCAGGTGGCCGCCAAGATCGCCTGGATCAGGGAGCTCGCCGCGCGCGAGGGCCGCAGCGTGCGCTTCGGCATCCGGCTGCACGTGATCACCAGGGATACCTCGGCGGCCGCGTGGGGCGAGGCGCGCCAGCTGCTCGCGGGCTTCGATCCGGCCGCGGTCGCCGAGATCCAGGCGTCGCTGGCCAAGAGCGAATCCGAGGGACAGCGCCGAATGTTGGCCCTGCACAACGGAAACAGCGACGATCTGGAGATCTACCCGAACCTGTGGGCCGGTATCGGCCTGGTGCGTGGCGGCGCGGGTACGGCACTGGTCGGCAGCCACGACGAGGTGGCCGAGCGCGTCCTGGAGTATCACGCGCTCGGCATCGACGAGTTCGTCCTCTCCGGCTATCCGCACCTCGAGGAGGCGTACTGGTTCGGCGAGGGCGTGCTGCCCCGGCTGGCCGCGCGCGGGGTGTGGCGGCATCCGGCCGCGCCGGTCGAACGCGCGCCGCTCGGCGTCGCGGCGCTCTGA
- a CDS encoding DUF4352 domain-containing protein, whose product MGSDSARKKLSANGIAAIVGVIILIVGGYFAVHALIASAGTNGGQNNPISNAPTGTAQPIVGKPVQDGVFEYIVTGTETGAKTLSENGISKQARGVFTVIVVKVKNISNDKHSFSPSDQVVFDAQNRQHEADFTTSFSKAYVDIEPGAEITARLVYDMAPDTVAKRIELHDSMFSFGTKVDFN is encoded by the coding sequence GTGGGGTCTGATTCAGCACGGAAAAAGCTGTCCGCCAATGGAATTGCGGCAATAGTCGGTGTGATCATCCTCATCGTCGGCGGCTACTTCGCCGTGCACGCGCTGATCGCGTCGGCCGGGACGAACGGCGGCCAGAACAACCCGATATCCAACGCGCCGACGGGGACGGCGCAGCCGATCGTCGGAAAGCCGGTGCAGGACGGCGTATTCGAGTACATCGTCACCGGAACCGAGACGGGCGCGAAGACGCTCAGCGAGAACGGGATCAGCAAGCAGGCCAGGGGCGTATTCACCGTCATCGTGGTGAAGGTGAAGAACATCAGCAACGACAAGCATTCGTTCTCGCCATCGGATCAGGTGGTGTTCGACGCGCAAAACCGGCAGCACGAAGCCGATTTCACCACCTCTTTTTCGAAGGCCTATGTCGACATCGAGCCGGGCGCCGAAATCACCGCCCGACTGGTGTACGACATGGCCCCGGATACCGTGGCCAAGCGAATCGAGTTACACGATTCGATGTTTTCGTTCGGAACGAAAGTCGATTTCAACTGA
- the thiD gene encoding bifunctional hydroxymethylpyrimidine kinase/phosphomethylpyrimidine kinase, giving the protein MKLLPLPADGETPVRVLTIAGTDSGGGAGIQADSRTMALCGVHACVAVAAVTVQNSLGVSGFHEIPPQVVADQVRVVAGDIGIGAAKTGMLASTAIIEAVAEVCREVGIGRDGSVPLVVDPVAASMHGDPLLHAEALDAVRQTLIPLATVVTPNLDEVRLITGIDVVDDAGARRAAEALHKLGAQWAVVKGGHLRSAPVSTDLLFDGDRFLEFSAPRITTRNDHGGGDTLAAAIACALAHGYPVPAAVEFAKEWTRRSLVASYDLGAGHGPVSPLWRLHES; this is encoded by the coding sequence GTGAAACTGCTCCCACTCCCCGCCGACGGCGAGACTCCGGTGCGCGTGCTCACCATCGCGGGCACCGACTCCGGCGGCGGCGCCGGGATACAGGCCGACAGTCGAACCATGGCGCTGTGCGGGGTGCACGCGTGCGTGGCGGTGGCCGCCGTGACCGTGCAGAACTCGCTGGGCGTCAGCGGATTCCACGAGATCCCGCCGCAGGTGGTCGCCGATCAGGTGCGCGTGGTGGCGGGGGATATCGGGATCGGCGCGGCCAAGACGGGCATGCTCGCCTCCACCGCGATCATCGAGGCGGTCGCCGAGGTGTGCCGGGAGGTCGGCATCGGACGCGACGGCAGCGTGCCGCTGGTGGTCGATCCGGTCGCGGCATCTATGCACGGCGATCCGCTGCTGCACGCCGAGGCGCTGGACGCGGTGCGACAGACGCTGATTCCGCTGGCCACCGTGGTGACGCCGAATCTGGACGAGGTCAGGTTGATCACCGGGATCGATGTGGTCGACGACGCCGGCGCCCGCCGGGCCGCCGAGGCGTTGCACAAGCTCGGCGCGCAATGGGCCGTCGTGAAGGGCGGCCACCTGCGTTCGGCGCCGGTCAGCACCGATCTGCTGTTCGACGGCGATCGGTTCCTCGAATTCAGCGCGCCCCGCATCACCACCCGCAACGACCACGGCGGCGGTGACACCCTGGCCGCGGCCATCGCCTGCGCGCTGGCGCACGGCTATCCGGTGCCCGCCGCGGTCGAATTCGCCAAGGAGTGGACGCGGCGCAGCCTCGTCGCGTCCTACGATCTCGGCGCCGGACACGGTCCGGTGTCGCCGCTGTGGCGGCTGCACGAATCCTGA
- a CDS encoding TetR/AcrR family transcriptional regulator, whose protein sequence is MKHSGRNLDEGPRKRVDARTERWREHRLKVRDEFVDAAFRALDKFGPEVSMGDIAKEAGAAKPKLYRHFEDKTDLYNAIVDRVRDLLWERIIASIDLTNDSARDLVRRGATEYALAVSEHPNVFRFMLHSHFAQQASDSERALQSARQSARRAAELVVQVLDDESVDVDSVELVNYSIFGAVASATDWWLGVNRTQAHVMPIERFVAYLAEIISALVHANSRLNGITVDADLPLHLAFSMD, encoded by the coding sequence ATGAAGCACAGCGGCCGGAATCTGGACGAGGGGCCGCGCAAGCGCGTGGACGCGCGGACCGAGCGATGGCGCGAGCACCGGCTCAAAGTGCGCGACGAATTCGTCGACGCCGCCTTCCGCGCGCTCGACAAGTTCGGTCCCGAGGTGAGCATGGGCGATATCGCCAAGGAGGCGGGCGCCGCGAAACCCAAGCTGTATCGGCATTTCGAGGATAAGACCGACCTGTACAACGCGATCGTCGACCGGGTGCGCGACCTGCTGTGGGAGCGCATCATCGCCAGCATCGACCTAACCAACGATTCGGCGCGCGATCTGGTGCGCCGCGGCGCGACCGAATACGCGCTCGCCGTGAGCGAGCATCCGAACGTCTTCCGCTTCATGCTGCACAGCCACTTCGCCCAGCAGGCAAGCGATTCCGAGCGCGCGCTGCAGTCGGCGCGGCAATCGGCCCGCCGGGCCGCCGAACTCGTCGTCCAGGTGCTCGACGACGAATCGGTCGATGTGGACAGCGTCGAACTCGTCAACTACTCGATTTTCGGCGCGGTCGCCTCGGCCACCGACTGGTGGCTCGGCGTCAACCGGACGCAGGCGCACGTGATGCCGATCGAACGTTTCGTCGCCTATCTCGCCGAGATAATCTCCGCGCTGGTGCACGCCAACTCCCGGCTCAACGGCATCACCGTCGATGCCGATTTGCCGCTGCACCTTGCCTTTTCGATGGACTAG
- a CDS encoding flavin-containing monooxygenase yields the protein MAPRNSPAIRTTVLIVGSGFSGLGMGIALDRAGIADYLIVEQAGELGGTWRDNTYPGCACDVPTHLYSYSFEPRTDWRRLFSGQAEIQNYLNEVADKYRLRTHIRFGQRMDHGEWDERRRCWRVFSADGQEYVARYLVSAIGALHVPSIPEFPGQAEFRGPAFHSARWDHSVDLTGKRVAVIGTGASAIQLVPEIVDEVGGLTVYQRTAPWVLPRADVVFSDRFRRALRRIPGLRFGLRNGIYWGAELAAYAMNWRPDLLKGIEWVGRRHIARQIADPELRRKVTPDYRAGCKRLLGSDTYYPALTQPKTELVTARIDHLTADGIVTADGVTRPTDVIIYGTGFRVLESFTNLSVTGRDGVDLAERWRREGVQAHRGITVADMPNLFFLLGPNTGLGHNSIIFMIEAQIHYAVRAIRLVRRRGAAALLPRRAAQDRFNAGLQRGLAHSVWNTGGCKSWYLDEHGNNRTLWSGFTWQYWLRTRRVRPSEYELLWPEYSVTPEASPPQAIPVDPRPDGTVRA from the coding sequence ATGGCACCACGGAATTCACCGGCGATCCGGACAACGGTGCTGATCGTCGGCAGCGGCTTCTCCGGACTCGGCATGGGGATCGCGCTGGACCGGGCGGGCATTGCCGATTACCTGATCGTCGAGCAGGCCGGCGAACTCGGCGGCACCTGGCGCGACAACACCTATCCCGGCTGCGCGTGCGACGTTCCGACCCACCTGTACTCGTATTCCTTCGAGCCGCGCACGGACTGGCGGCGGCTGTTCTCCGGCCAGGCCGAAATCCAGAACTACCTGAACGAGGTCGCGGACAAATACCGGCTGCGCACCCACATCCGGTTCGGGCAGCGGATGGATCACGGCGAATGGGATGAACGGCGGCGGTGCTGGCGCGTTTTCAGCGCCGACGGACAGGAGTATGTCGCGCGCTATCTCGTCTCCGCCATCGGCGCGCTGCACGTCCCGAGCATTCCGGAATTTCCAGGGCAGGCGGAGTTTCGCGGCCCGGCGTTCCACTCCGCGCGGTGGGACCACTCCGTCGACCTGACCGGCAAGCGCGTCGCGGTGATCGGAACCGGCGCCAGCGCAATCCAATTGGTGCCGGAGATCGTCGACGAGGTCGGCGGGCTCACCGTCTACCAGCGCACCGCGCCGTGGGTGCTGCCGCGCGCGGATGTGGTCTTCTCCGACCGATTCCGGCGCGCGCTGCGCCGAATTCCCGGTCTGCGCTTCGGCTTACGCAACGGCATCTACTGGGGCGCGGAACTCGCCGCGTACGCGATGAATTGGCGACCGGATCTGCTCAAAGGCATCGAGTGGGTCGGTAGACGACATATCGCACGCCAAATCGCCGATCCGGAACTGCGCCGCAAGGTCACCCCCGACTACCGGGCGGGCTGTAAGCGACTGCTCGGCTCCGACACCTACTATCCGGCGCTGACGCAACCGAAAACCGAACTGGTGACGGCGCGGATCGATCACCTCACCGCCGACGGCATCGTCACCGCCGACGGGGTGACCCGGCCCACCGACGTGATCATCTACGGCACCGGATTCCGCGTGCTCGAATCGTTCACCAACCTGTCGGTCACCGGACGCGACGGCGTCGACCTGGCCGAGCGCTGGCGGCGCGAGGGCGTGCAGGCGCACCGCGGCATCACGGTGGCGGATATGCCGAATTTGTTCTTCCTGCTCGGCCCCAACACCGGACTCGGACACAATTCGATCATCTTCATGATCGAGGCGCAGATCCACTACGCGGTGCGGGCGATTCGGCTGGTGCGGCGGCGGGGCGCGGCGGCATTGCTACCACGGCGCGCGGCACAGGACCGGTTCAACGCCGGGCTGCAGCGCGGGCTCGCGCACTCGGTGTGGAATACCGGCGGCTGCAAGAGCTGGTACCTCGACGAACACGGCAACAACCGCACGCTGTGGTCCGGATTCACCTGGCAGTACTGGCTGCGGACCCGCCGAGTCCGGCCGTCGGAGTACGAGTTGCTGTGGCCCGAATACTCCGTTACGCCGGAAGCGTCTCCGCCACAAGCGATTCCGGTGGATCCGCGCCCAGACGGCACCGTTCGCGCATAA
- a CDS encoding Lrp/AsnC family transcriptional regulator, translating to MGGLAVHENSFLDATDVRIVRLLQLDPRIPFRRIAAELGISEQTAARRYGRMRRDGLVRVIGGVDPLALGENDWIIRVRCRPDAALQVAEALARRDDSAWVSIAAAGAEVNFSLHPRTQQARDDLLVQRLRRSAPVHDIGASMVLHRFVEADVKDWRGRQFASGAARPGDPDYTESELRLREEDRILLETLARDGRTGYSTLARATGLTVGRVSRRIAALQAAGILYFDLDIAPAAMGSGTAAYLWLRVAPARLEEVGQAVAEHPESTYTAAVTGPFNIFAALAADQAADFYRYVTTKLATLDGVHDFELTPVLQRLKQAGSCTIDGRLSPPPPSRPRRL from the coding sequence ATGGGCGGCCTGGCGGTGCACGAAAATTCCTTTTTGGACGCGACGGATGTGCGGATCGTGCGTCTGTTGCAGCTGGATCCGCGGATTCCGTTCCGCCGGATCGCCGCCGAGCTGGGCATTTCCGAGCAGACCGCGGCCCGCCGCTACGGACGCATGCGGCGCGACGGCCTGGTGCGGGTGATCGGCGGGGTCGACCCGCTCGCGCTCGGCGAGAACGACTGGATCATCCGGGTGCGCTGCCGCCCCGACGCCGCCCTACAGGTGGCCGAAGCGCTGGCCCGGCGCGATGATTCGGCGTGGGTGAGCATTGCCGCGGCGGGCGCGGAGGTGAACTTCTCGCTGCATCCGCGCACCCAGCAGGCCCGGGACGACCTGTTGGTCCAGCGGTTGCGGCGCAGCGCGCCGGTGCACGATATCGGCGCGTCGATGGTGCTGCACCGATTCGTCGAGGCCGATGTGAAGGATTGGCGCGGAAGACAATTCGCATCCGGTGCGGCCCGGCCCGGCGATCCGGACTACACGGAGTCCGAACTGCGGTTGCGCGAGGAGGACCGAATCCTGTTGGAAACACTCGCCCGCGACGGCCGCACCGGCTATTCGACCCTCGCGCGCGCCACCGGCCTCACCGTCGGCCGGGTGAGCCGCCGGATCGCGGCACTGCAGGCCGCGGGCATCCTCTACTTCGACCTCGATATCGCGCCTGCCGCAATGGGTTCCGGCACCGCGGCATACCTCTGGCTCCGCGTCGCGCCCGCACGCCTGGAGGAGGTCGGCCAGGCCGTCGCCGAACATCCGGAAAGCACCTACACCGCGGCGGTCACCGGCCCGTTCAACATCTTCGCCGCGCTGGCCGCGGATCAGGCCGCCGACTTCTACCGTTATGTCACAACGAAATTGGCCACCCTCGACGGCGTACACGACTTCGAGCTCACGCCGGTCCTGCAGCGGCTGAAACAGGCGGGTTCGTGCACCATCGACGGCCGCCTCAGCCCCCCGCCGCCGTCCCGTCCGCGTCGTCTCTGA
- a CDS encoding MFS transporter — MRKWLPLLTVCLGTFMLLIDVTIVNVALPDMRNDLDATLSSLQWVVDGYALATAALLLGAGSIADLIGHRRTYLAGLALFAISSLICGLAPNPTVLILARITQGIGGAAMACTTLALLNSAYPGPDRATAFGLWGAVAGSSTAVGPIIGGVLTDLASWRWIFFVNLPVSVVVVALCLTGGVTKPSPDAGHGRIDLPGMVSFAIFAAAATYGLIHANEYGWSNAVTVCSLAIAAVALVVFVAVERRVATPLLELALLRDRSFTGVLLAAGALFLSSFSGIMYAQIWLQSTLGLSPIGAGLIGLPLSVVAFLVSGGAGRYLHGEHSGRIICAGLLIAGVGGLLGAALVRGESGWAALVPGSVVVGLGVGLATTTLSSAAVSAVPARRAGMAAGALNTAQQLAMAAGIAILGSAFTSRASNVLAAHGVPNGDSVAHAVGGGQSGVLLAQAPDAYRPALDTALHTAAAAGVQATLLVSGIVGVVGAGLAAALLRAGRKAAEPVPAPH; from the coding sequence TTGCGTAAATGGCTGCCGCTGCTGACGGTCTGCCTCGGCACCTTCATGCTGCTCATCGACGTCACCATCGTGAACGTGGCGCTACCCGATATGCGCAACGATCTCGATGCCACGCTCAGCTCGCTGCAGTGGGTGGTGGACGGCTACGCGCTGGCCACCGCGGCGCTCCTGCTCGGCGCGGGCTCGATCGCCGACCTCATCGGGCATCGGCGCACCTATCTCGCCGGGCTCGCGTTATTCGCGATCTCATCGCTGATCTGCGGGCTCGCACCGAATCCCACCGTGCTCATCCTCGCGCGCATCACGCAGGGCATCGGCGGCGCCGCCATGGCATGCACCACGCTCGCCCTGCTGAACAGCGCTTATCCCGGCCCTGACCGAGCGACCGCGTTCGGACTGTGGGGCGCGGTCGCGGGCAGTTCCACCGCCGTCGGACCGATTATCGGCGGCGTTCTCACCGATCTGGCGTCATGGCGGTGGATCTTCTTCGTCAACCTGCCGGTCAGCGTGGTCGTGGTGGCGCTGTGCCTGACGGGCGGCGTCACCAAGCCGAGCCCGGATGCGGGCCACGGCCGGATCGATCTGCCCGGCATGGTGAGCTTCGCGATCTTCGCCGCGGCGGCGACCTACGGACTCATCCACGCGAACGAGTACGGCTGGTCGAATGCGGTGACCGTGTGCTCGCTCGCGATCGCGGCAGTCGCGCTGGTGGTGTTCGTCGCGGTCGAACGCCGGGTCGCGACGCCGCTGCTGGAGCTCGCGCTGCTGCGGGACCGCTCGTTCACCGGCGTGCTGCTCGCGGCCGGTGCGCTGTTCCTGTCCTCGTTCAGCGGGATCATGTACGCCCAGATCTGGTTGCAGTCGACGCTGGGCCTGAGCCCGATCGGCGCGGGCCTGATCGGGCTGCCGCTTTCGGTTGTGGCATTTCTGGTGTCCGGTGGCGCGGGCCGTTATCTGCACGGCGAGCACAGCGGCCGGATCATCTGCGCGGGACTGCTCATCGCCGGTGTCGGCGGCCTGCTCGGCGCGGCGCTGGTGCGCGGTGAATCCGGTTGGGCCGCACTGGTTCCCGGATCGGTGGTGGTCGGCCTCGGGGTCGGCCTGGCAACGACGACGCTGAGTTCGGCCGCGGTATCGGCGGTTCCGGCGCGGCGGGCCGGAATGGCGGCGGGCGCGCTGAATACCGCACAGCAGCTCGCCATGGCGGCGGGCATTGCGATCCTCGGCAGCGCGTTCACCAGCAGGGCATCGAATGTCCTTGCCGCGCATGGGGTTCCGAATGGCGACTCGGTCGCACACGCGGTCGGCGGCGGACAGTCCGGTGTGCTGCTCGCCCAGGCGCCCGACGCGTACCGGCCCGCACTCGATACCGCGCTGCACACCGCCGCCGCGGCGGGTGTGCAGGCCACACTCTTGGTCAGTGGGATTGTCGGGGTGGTCGGCGCCGGGCTGGCGGCGGCGCTGCTACGTGCTGGGAGGAAGGCGGCCGAGCCGGTGCCCGCGCCACACTGA